The following proteins are encoded in a genomic region of Streptococcus cristatus AS 1.3089:
- a CDS encoding class A sortase, whose amino-acid sequence MNVKKSKKKFKLRNFIINCAVFLLFLVALALIFNSSIRNMIMVWHTNQYQVSKVSKEEIKQNKAVESSFEFSEVQSLSTEAVINAQWQAQKLPVIGGISIPDVSMNLPIFKGLDNVGLYYGAGTMKEDQQMGQGNYALASHHVFGITGASDMLFSPLDRAKIGMKIYITDKEKIYTYTISSIESVAPERVDVINDTEGVAEITLVTCEDAAATSRTIVKGTLESTIDYDKAPKDILDAFSRSYNQMQL is encoded by the coding sequence ATGAATGTGAAGAAATCTAAGAAAAAATTCAAGCTCAGAAATTTTATCATTAACTGTGCGGTTTTCCTTTTATTTCTAGTTGCCCTAGCTCTGATTTTCAACTCCTCAATTCGTAATATGATCATGGTTTGGCACACGAATCAATACCAGGTTAGCAAGGTCTCTAAGGAAGAAATCAAGCAAAATAAGGCAGTCGAATCGAGTTTTGAGTTTAGCGAAGTCCAATCTCTTTCGACAGAAGCGGTGATCAATGCTCAGTGGCAGGCTCAAAAATTGCCAGTTATCGGTGGTATTTCAATTCCTGATGTTTCGATGAATCTGCCAATTTTCAAGGGCTTGGATAATGTTGGACTTTACTATGGTGCTGGTACCATGAAAGAAGATCAACAGATGGGACAAGGAAATTACGCCTTAGCCAGTCATCACGTCTTTGGAATTACTGGAGCCAGTGACATGCTCTTTTCTCCACTAGATCGTGCCAAAATAGGGATGAAAATCTATATCACGGATAAGGAAAAGATCTATACTTATACGATTTCTAGTATAGAAAGTGTCGCACCAGAGCGCGTGGATGTTATCAATGACACAGAGGGAGTGGCTGAAATCACTTTAGTCACATGTGAGGATGCGGCAGCAACTAGTCGAACTATTGTTAAAGGAACCTTGGAAAGTACGATTGACTATGACAAGGCACCAAAAGACATTTTAGATGCTTTTAGTCGATCTTATAATCAAATGCAGCTATAA
- the gyrA gene encoding DNA gyrase subunit A produces the protein MQDRNLVNVNLTSEMKTSFIDYAMSVIVARALPDVRDGLKPVHRRILYGMNELGVTPDKPHKKSARITGDVMGKYHPHGDSSIYEAMVRMAQWWSYRYMLVDGHGNFGSMDGDGAAAQRYTEARMSKIALEMLRDINKNTVDYIDNYDASEREPVVLPARFPNLLVNGATGIAVGMATNIPPHNLGESIDAVKLVMDNPEATTRDIMEVLPGPDFPTGALVMGKSGIHRAYETGKGSIVLRSRTEIEEMKNGRERIVVTEFPYMVNKTKVHEHIVRLVQEKRIDGITAVRDESNREGVRFVIEVRRDASAHVILNNLFKLTQMQTNFSFNMLAIQNGVPKILSLREILLAYIEHQKEVVTRRTAFDKEKAEARAHILAGLLIALDHIDEVIRIIRNSETDAEAQAELMAKFELSERQSQAILDMRLRRLTGLERDKIQSEYDELIALIADLADILAKPERVVAIIKEELDEVKRKFADDRRTELMVGEVLSLEDEDLIEEADVLITLSNKGYIKRLNQAEFTAQKRGGRGVQGTGVKDDDFVKELVSTSTHDRLLFFTNKGRVYRLKGYEIPEYGRTAKGLPVVNLLKLDEGETIQTIINVQQDSSDHSYLFFTTRLGVVKRTSVTEFANIRQNGLKALNLKDEDELINVFLTDGAADVIIGTRFGYSVRFNETAVRSMSRSATGVRGVNLRDGDQVVGAGVITEGDEVLVITEKGYGKRTLASEYPTKGRGGKGIKTANITDKNGPLAGLMTVTGEEDLMIITNTGVIIRTSVANISQTGRSTMGVKVMRLDQNAQIVTFTTVAPDAKDDEEEVE, from the coding sequence ATGCAAGATAGAAACTTAGTAAATGTCAATTTGACCAGTGAAATGAAGACCAGTTTCATCGATTACGCAATGAGTGTTATCGTGGCTCGGGCGCTTCCAGATGTTCGCGATGGTCTTAAACCGGTTCATCGCCGGATTCTTTATGGCATGAATGAGCTGGGCGTTACGCCTGATAAGCCTCATAAGAAATCAGCTCGTATCACAGGGGATGTCATGGGTAAGTATCACCCGCATGGAGACTCCTCTATTTATGAAGCGATGGTGCGGATGGCTCAATGGTGGAGCTATCGTTACATGCTGGTAGACGGTCATGGAAACTTCGGTTCGATGGACGGAGATGGGGCCGCTGCCCAGCGTTATACAGAAGCACGTATGAGCAAGATTGCTCTGGAGATGCTTCGTGATATCAATAAAAATACTGTTGATTATATCGACAACTATGATGCCAGCGAGAGAGAGCCTGTCGTTCTTCCTGCCCGCTTTCCTAATTTGCTTGTAAATGGAGCGACAGGGATTGCTGTTGGGATGGCGACCAATATTCCTCCACATAATCTAGGCGAGTCTATTGATGCAGTTAAGCTGGTCATGGACAATCCAGAAGCAACGACTCGTGACATCATGGAAGTCCTGCCTGGCCCAGATTTTCCAACAGGAGCACTGGTGATGGGTAAGTCTGGTATTCACCGGGCTTATGAAACGGGGAAGGGTTCGATTGTTCTTCGTTCTCGTACTGAAATCGAAGAGATGAAAAATGGCCGCGAGCGAATTGTCGTAACCGAGTTCCCTTACATGGTTAATAAGACTAAGGTTCACGAGCATATTGTTCGTCTGGTGCAGGAAAAACGCATTGACGGTATCACAGCCGTTCGTGATGAGTCCAATCGTGAAGGGGTTCGTTTTGTCATTGAGGTTCGTCGTGACGCCTCTGCTCATGTCATTTTAAATAACCTATTCAAGCTGACTCAGATGCAGACCAATTTCAGCTTCAATATGCTGGCTATTCAAAATGGTGTGCCGAAGATTCTGTCTCTACGTGAGATTTTGTTGGCCTACATTGAGCACCAAAAAGAAGTAGTGACTCGACGGACGGCCTTTGATAAAGAAAAGGCGGAAGCGCGAGCTCACATTTTGGCTGGTTTGCTGATTGCACTGGACCACATTGATGAAGTTATTCGCATTATCCGTAATAGTGAGACGGACGCAGAAGCCCAGGCTGAATTGATGGCTAAGTTTGAGCTGTCTGAGCGCCAGAGTCAGGCTATCCTCGACATGCGTCTGCGTCGTCTGACTGGTTTGGAACGTGATAAGATTCAGTCAGAATACGACGAACTGATTGCTTTGATTGCGGACTTGGCTGATATCTTGGCTAAGCCAGAGCGCGTTGTCGCAATTATCAAGGAAGAGCTAGATGAGGTCAAACGTAAATTTGCTGATGACCGCCGAACTGAGCTGATGGTGGGAGAAGTTCTTTCTCTTGAAGATGAAGATTTGATTGAGGAAGCGGATGTTTTGATTACCTTGTCTAATAAAGGCTATATCAAACGTCTAAATCAGGCAGAATTCACTGCTCAGAAACGTGGTGGTCGCGGTGTTCAAGGAACAGGTGTCAAAGACGATGACTTCGTTAAAGAGCTGGTTTCAACGAGTACCCACGATAGACTGCTCTTCTTTACCAATAAAGGCCGAGTTTATCGTCTCAAAGGCTATGAAATCCCTGAGTACGGCCGTACAGCCAAGGGCTTGCCAGTGGTCAATCTCTTGAAACTGGATGAAGGAGAGACCATTCAGACCATTATTAACGTCCAGCAGGACAGTAGCGATCATTCCTACCTCTTCTTTACAACCCGTCTAGGTGTGGTTAAACGAACCAGCGTAACAGAGTTTGCTAATATCCGTCAAAATGGTCTCAAGGCCTTGAATTTGAAGGATGAAGACGAGCTTATCAACGTCTTTCTGACGGATGGTGCTGCAGATGTTATCATTGGTACTAGGTTTGGTTATTCGGTCCGTTTCAATGAGACAGCTGTTCGGAGCATGAGCCGTAGTGCGACTGGTGTTCGTGGGGTCAATCTGAGGGACGGCGACCAGGTCGTTGGAGCAGGTGTGATTACTGAGGGCGATGAAGTGCTTGTTATCACTGAAAAAGGCTACGGTAAGCGAACTCTTGCCAGTGAATATCCAACCAAGGGACGTGGTGGTAAAGGGATTAAAACAGCCAATATCACTGATAAGAACGGACCTCTCGCTGGTCTGATGACCGTCACTGGCGAAGAAGATTTGATGATTATCACCAATACAGGTGTCATTATCCGAACAAGCGTGGCCAATATTTCTCAGACAGGTCGTTCAACCATGGGAGTGAAGGTTATGCGTCTGGATCAAAATGCCCAGATTGTCACCTTTACAACGGTTGCGCCTGACGCAAAAGACGATGAGGAAGAAGTAGAATAA
- a CDS encoding L-lactate dehydrogenase, which translates to MTATKQHKKVILVGDGAVGSSYAFALVNQGIAQELGIIEIPQLFDKAVGDAEDLSHALAFTSPKKIYAAKYEDCADADLVVITAGAPQKPGETRLDLVGKNLAINKSIVEQVVASGFDGIFLVAANPVDVLTYSTWKFSGFPKERVIGSGTSLDSARFRQALADKIGVDARSVHAYIMGEHGDSEFAVWSHANVAGVKLEQWLQANRDLNEADLVDLFISVRDAAYSIINKKGATYYGIAVALARITKAILDDENAVLPLSVFQEGQYGVENVFIGQPAIVGAHGIVRPVNIPLNDAETQKMQASAKELQAIIDEAWKNPEFQAASKN; encoded by the coding sequence ATGACTGCTACTAAACAACATAAAAAAGTCATCCTTGTCGGTGACGGTGCCGTAGGTTCATCTTACGCATTTGCGCTCGTTAACCAAGGAATTGCACAAGAATTGGGTATCATCGAAATCCCTCAATTGTTTGACAAAGCTGTTGGTGATGCTGAAGACCTTAGCCACGCGCTTGCTTTCACTTCACCTAAGAAAATCTACGCAGCTAAATACGAAGACTGTGCGGACGCTGACCTCGTAGTCATCACTGCAGGTGCCCCTCAAAAACCAGGTGAAACACGTCTTGACCTTGTAGGTAAAAACCTTGCTATCAACAAATCAATCGTTGAACAAGTTGTTGCTTCAGGCTTTGATGGAATCTTCCTTGTGGCAGCTAACCCAGTTGACGTCTTGACTTACTCTACATGGAAATTCTCAGGTTTCCCTAAAGAACGCGTTATCGGTTCAGGTACATCACTTGACTCAGCTCGCTTCCGTCAAGCTTTGGCTGATAAAATCGGTGTTGATGCTCGTTCAGTCCATGCCTACATCATGGGTGAACACGGTGACTCTGAGTTTGCTGTATGGTCACACGCTAACGTTGCCGGTGTTAAATTGGAACAATGGTTGCAAGCAAACCGCGACTTGAACGAAGCTGACCTTGTAGATCTCTTCATCTCTGTTCGTGACGCTGCTTACTCAATCATCAACAAGAAAGGTGCAACTTACTACGGTATCGCTGTAGCTCTTGCTCGTATTACTAAAGCTATCCTTGACGATGAAAATGCAGTTCTTCCACTTTCTGTCTTCCAAGAAGGTCAATACGGTGTTGAAAATGTCTTTATCGGCCAACCAGCAATCGTTGGTGCACACGGTATCGTACGCCCAGTAAACATCCCATTGAACGATGCGGAAACTCAAAAGATGCAAGCATCTGCTAAAGAATTGCAAGCAATCATTGATGAAGCATGGAAAAATCCAGAATTCCAAGCAGCATCTAAAAACTAA
- a CDS encoding peptide ABC transporter substrate-binding protein, whose product MKVSKMLLATGVVLSAGVFLSACGKSSSSTSTYSYVYASDPDSLNYLTTNRATTSDVITNLVDGLLENDEYGNLVPSLAESWTVSQDGLTYTYKLRKDAKWFNVDGEEVASVKAQDFVTGLKYVADQKSEALYLIQDSISGLDAYVKGDEKDFSKVGVKAIDDYTVQYTLTRPEPYWNSKTTNNILFPVNEEFLKSKGKDFGSVDPSSILYNGPFLLKSLTSKSSMEFVKNPNYYDKDKVSLEDVKLTYYDGSDQESLIRNFSDGAYSGARLYPNTSGFATVKKKYADNILYSPQDATSYYFNFNFNRQSYNHTSKTSDDQKNATKEAVLNKDFRQAVNFALDRTAYGAQSNGEDGATKQLRNTLVPPTFVQIGDQTFGQVVASKLVNYGTEWANVDLTDAQDAYYNPDKAKAKFAKAKEALEAKGVQFPIHLDLPVDQADKVGIQWASSVKQSIESTLGAENVVIDLQKISVDDLNNVTYFANTAAQKDYDFYTGGWSADYQDPSTYLDTLNVNNGASLQNFGFEPGQDMDKMKDLGLDTYTKMLEEANAETKDVKVRYEKYADAQAWLLDSGIIMPTISGGGSPSVSKSKPFSRAYSLVGIKGSGFNFKYTKLRSEIVTTKEYEEAKKKWQEKTLESNQKAQEELADHIEKK is encoded by the coding sequence ATGAAAGTATCAAAAATGCTTTTAGCTACTGGAGTGGTACTTAGTGCAGGCGTGTTCTTGTCAGCTTGTGGCAAATCCTCATCTAGTACATCAACGTATTCTTATGTTTATGCCAGCGATCCAGACAGCTTGAACTACCTGACCACTAACCGTGCAACTACATCAGACGTTATTACAAACCTTGTAGATGGTCTTTTGGAAAATGATGAATATGGAAATCTAGTTCCTTCTCTTGCGGAATCATGGACAGTTTCCCAAGACGGCCTGACTTACACATATAAGCTTCGTAAGGATGCTAAGTGGTTCAATGTTGATGGCGAAGAAGTTGCAAGTGTGAAAGCTCAAGACTTTGTGACTGGACTTAAATATGTTGCTGACCAAAAGTCTGAAGCCCTTTACCTGATTCAGGACTCGATTAGTGGCTTAGATGCCTATGTCAAAGGCGACGAAAAAGACTTTTCAAAAGTCGGGGTGAAGGCAATAGATGATTATACTGTTCAATACACGCTGACACGCCCAGAGCCTTATTGGAACTCTAAAACTACGAATAATATCTTGTTCCCTGTCAATGAAGAATTTTTGAAGTCTAAAGGAAAAGATTTTGGTTCTGTTGATCCATCAAGTATTCTTTACAACGGTCCTTTCCTTTTGAAATCTTTGACTTCTAAATCGTCTATGGAATTCGTTAAAAATCCAAATTATTACGATAAAGACAAGGTCAGTCTAGAAGATGTCAAATTAACCTACTATGATGGGTCAGACCAAGAATCTTTAATTCGCAACTTCAGCGATGGTGCTTATAGCGGTGCTCGTCTCTATCCAAATACTTCAGGATTTGCAACAGTTAAGAAAAAATATGCGGATAATATCCTTTACAGCCCGCAGGATGCGACCTCATATTATTTTAATTTCAACTTCAATCGTCAATCATACAATCACACTTCCAAAACAAGTGATGATCAGAAGAATGCAACAAAAGAAGCAGTCCTAAATAAGGACTTCCGTCAGGCTGTCAATTTTGCCCTTGATCGGACTGCCTATGGTGCACAAAGTAATGGTGAAGACGGAGCTACCAAGCAGTTAAGAAATACGCTTGTTCCACCAACATTTGTTCAAATCGGCGATCAAACATTTGGGCAAGTTGTTGCTTCTAAACTAGTAAATTACGGCACAGAATGGGCCAACGTTGATCTCACTGACGCTCAAGATGCCTACTATAACCCAGACAAAGCCAAGGCAAAATTTGCCAAGGCTAAGGAAGCTTTGGAAGCTAAGGGAGTTCAATTCCCAATTCATTTGGACCTTCCTGTGGACCAGGCTGATAAGGTGGGAATCCAATGGGCAAGCTCAGTGAAACAATCCATCGAATCAACCTTGGGTGCAGAAAATGTAGTTATTGACTTGCAGAAGATTAGTGTAGATGATTTGAATAATGTCACCTATTTTGCCAATACTGCAGCTCAAAAAGATTATGACTTCTACACAGGCGGCTGGTCAGCTGACTATCAAGATCCATCTACCTACTTAGATACTCTAAATGTAAATAATGGTGCTAGCTTGCAAAACTTTGGTTTTGAGCCAGGCCAAGATATGGACAAGATGAAAGATCTGGGCTTGGATACTTATACCAAGATGTTAGAAGAGGCAAATGCTGAAACAAAAGATGTGAAAGTTCGCTATGAAAAATATGCGGATGCGCAAGCTTGGTTGCTTGATAGCGGCATTATCATGCCGACCATTTCAGGAGGCGGTAGTCCTTCTGTAAGTAAGTCCAAACCTTTCAGTCGTGCTTACTCACTGGTTGGAATCAAGGGATCTGGCTTTAACTTTAAATATACCAAGCTCAGAAGCGAGATTGTAACGACCAAAGAATATGAAGAAGCTAAGAAAAAATGGCAAGAAAAAACATTGGAATCTAACCAAAAAGCCCAAGAAGAACTAGCAGATCATATCGAAAAGAAATAA
- a CDS encoding metal-sensitive transcriptional regulator produces MNSNYITRLKRSEGQLRGIQKMIEEDRECSDILTQLLAVRSSVDRVIEMVITENLTDCLENPSDDPKKQRERIEKAIHFLVNRK; encoded by the coding sequence GTGAATTCTAATTATATTACTCGCCTCAAGCGCTCTGAAGGTCAGTTGAGAGGCATTCAAAAAATGATTGAAGAGGACAGGGAATGTTCAGATATTCTCACACAGTTATTAGCCGTCCGCTCCAGCGTTGACCGTGTTATTGAGATGGTTATTACTGAGAATTTAACGGATTGCCTAGAAAATCCATCAGATGATCCGAAAAAACAAAGGGAAAGAATAGAGAAAGCTATTCATTTTCTGGTAAATCGAAAATAA
- a CDS encoding rhodanese-like domain-containing protein, protein MKTISAADLEKQYQSEKLAIVDVRERHEFQAGHIPNAGNLPLSELETGYKKLDPDYKYYVICQGGARSATACQFLAMQGFDVTNVSGGMNAWSGEIE, encoded by the coding sequence ATGAAAACTATATCAGCAGCTGACTTAGAAAAGCAGTATCAATCTGAAAAATTGGCCATCGTAGATGTGCGCGAAAGGCATGAATTTCAAGCGGGTCATATCCCAAATGCTGGAAATCTTCCGCTCAGTGAGTTGGAAACTGGCTATAAAAAGCTGGATCCTGACTACAAATACTATGTCATTTGCCAAGGAGGAGCGCGTTCAGCGACTGCTTGCCAATTTCTTGCCATGCAGGGCTTTGATGTGACCAACGTATCAGGTGGCATGAATGCTTGGTCTGGAGAGATTGAATAA
- a CDS encoding FAD-dependent oxidoreductase — protein sequence MKIIIVGGVAGGMSAATRLRRLVEDAEIVILEKGPFVSFANCGLPYYISGEIAEREALLVQTPESLKARFNLDVRPFHEVVKISPEEHTVTVAHDGSEFTEQYDKLILSPGAKPFIPEIEGLSEATNVFTLRNVPDLDQIMLALDEEPQEAVVIGAGFIGLETAENLRKRGLNVTIVEKAPHVLPPLDEEMAAFVQAELADKGVKVITSQSANRFEEKGKVIVLEDGQKLASDVTILSVGVQPENSLAKVAGIETGLRGGILVDEHYETSQKDIFAVGDAILVKQEITGEDALIALASPANRQGRQVADVIAGLERKNKGSIGTAIVRVFDMTAALTGLNERFLQRNQLPYQVIHVSGKDHAGYYPGATDLTLKLLFEPKTGKIYGAQGVGKKGVDKRIDILATAIKGNLTIFDLPELEFTYAPPFGSAKDPVNMLGYAAMNLAEGLSENIQWHQLEDELASGKVFLDVRTLNEFNQGRLKEDKTVHIPLNELRERLTELDKEAEYIVSCHSGLRSYIAERILKQAGFAVKNLDGAYALYKMVKPEGVEK from the coding sequence ATGAAAATTATTATCGTTGGTGGAGTTGCAGGCGGTATGTCTGCAGCAACACGTTTAAGACGGCTGGTGGAAGATGCTGAAATTGTAATTTTGGAAAAAGGTCCTTTTGTATCTTTTGCGAACTGCGGCCTGCCTTATTATATTTCTGGTGAAATTGCTGAGCGAGAAGCTCTCTTGGTTCAAACACCTGAAAGTCTCAAGGCACGCTTTAACTTGGATGTGCGACCTTTTCATGAGGTGGTGAAAATTTCGCCTGAAGAGCACACGGTGACGGTGGCTCATGATGGTTCAGAGTTCACAGAGCAGTATGACAAGCTGATTCTTTCACCTGGGGCGAAGCCTTTTATTCCTGAGATTGAAGGACTTTCAGAAGCAACTAATGTCTTCACTTTACGCAATGTTCCAGACTTGGATCAGATCATGTTAGCCTTGGATGAAGAGCCACAAGAGGCTGTGGTCATCGGTGCTGGATTTATCGGCCTAGAAACGGCTGAAAATCTGCGTAAGCGTGGCCTGAATGTGACAATCGTAGAAAAGGCACCGCATGTCTTGCCTCCACTGGATGAGGAAATGGCAGCTTTTGTCCAAGCGGAATTAGCCGATAAGGGAGTGAAAGTCATCACTTCCCAGTCGGCTAATCGCTTCGAAGAAAAGGGCAAAGTGATCGTCTTGGAAGATGGTCAAAAATTAGCTTCAGATGTGACTATTCTCTCTGTCGGGGTCCAACCTGAAAATAGCTTGGCCAAGGTAGCAGGCATTGAGACAGGTCTTCGTGGGGGCATCTTAGTTGATGAGCATTATGAGACGAGCCAGAAAGATATTTTTGCAGTCGGAGACGCCATCCTTGTCAAGCAGGAAATTACTGGTGAAGATGCTCTGATTGCCTTAGCCTCACCTGCTAATCGTCAAGGCCGTCAGGTAGCAGATGTGATTGCTGGCTTGGAGCGGAAGAATAAGGGAAGCATTGGCACGGCTATTGTGCGTGTCTTTGACATGACAGCAGCTTTAACAGGTCTGAACGAGCGTTTCCTTCAGCGAAATCAGCTTCCTTACCAAGTGATTCATGTCAGCGGTAAGGATCATGCGGGCTACTATCCAGGTGCGACTGACTTGACCTTGAAATTGCTCTTTGAGCCAAAAACTGGAAAAATCTATGGTGCTCAAGGTGTTGGTAAAAAAGGCGTTGACAAGCGGATTGATATCCTGGCGACGGCTATTAAAGGAAATCTGACGATTTTTGATTTGCCAGAGCTGGAGTTTACCTATGCACCACCTTTTGGTTCAGCCAAGGATCCAGTCAATATGCTGGGCTATGCAGCGATGAATCTAGCAGAAGGCTTGAGTGAAAATATCCAATGGCACCAGCTGGAAGACGAGTTAGCAAGCGGGAAAGTCTTTTTAGATGTCCGGACACTTAATGAGTTTAATCAAGGACGCCTGAAGGAGGACAAGACAGTCCATATTCCTCTAAATGAACTCAGAGAACGCTTGACTGAGCTGGATAAAGAAGCAGAATATATCGTAAGCTGTCACAGCGGTTTGCGCAGCTATATTGCCGAGCGAATCTTAAAACAAGCAGGATTTGCAGTGAAAAATCTAGACGGAGCTTATGCTTTGTACAAAATGGTAAAACCAGAAGGAGTAGAAAAATGA
- a CDS encoding rhodanese-like domain-containing protein, with the protein MFHFFTKIDSISTDELEKRLKSNIQLIDVRTPSEFRRGHIKEAQNVPLSQIGQFAPAKKETIYVICHSGVRSKMAAKKLKKKGYDVVNVCGGMSAWTGKTIK; encoded by the coding sequence ATGTTTCATTTTTTTACAAAGATAGATAGTATTTCAACGGATGAGTTGGAGAAGCGATTGAAGTCCAATATCCAACTAATTGATGTACGGACACCATCCGAATTTCGTAGAGGGCATATCAAAGAGGCCCAGAATGTTCCTTTGAGCCAAATTGGTCAATTTGCTCCAGCTAAAAAGGAGACGATTTACGTTATTTGCCATTCAGGCGTGCGGAGCAAGATGGCAGCGAAAAAGCTGAAGAAAAAGGGCTATGATGTTGTCAATGTCTGCGGTGGTATGAGCGCTTGGACAGGGAAAACCATTAAGTAG
- the rpmA gene encoding 50S ribosomal protein L27, producing MLKMNLANLQLFAHKKGGGSTSNGRDSQAKRLGAKAADGQTVTGGSILYRQRGTHIYPGVNVGRGGDDTLFAKVEGVVRFERKGRDKKQVSVYPIAK from the coding sequence ATGTTAAAAATGAATCTTGCAAACTTGCAACTTTTCGCCCACAAAAAAGGTGGAGGTTCAACGTCAAACGGACGTGATTCACAAGCAAAACGTCTTGGAGCTAAAGCAGCTGACGGACAAACAGTAACTGGAGGATCTATCCTTTACCGTCAACGCGGTACTCACATCTACCCAGGTGTTAACGTTGGCCGCGGTGGAGATGATACATTGTTCGCGAAAGTTGAAGGCGTAGTACGCTTTGAACGCAAAGGTCGCGATAAAAAACAAGTATCAGTTTACCCAATTGCGAAATAA
- a CDS encoding ribosomal-processing cysteine protease Prp, whose protein sequence is MIQAVFEKAEDGELRSAEITGHAESGEYGFDVVCASVSTLAINFINSIEKFAGYEPILELNEEEGGFLRVEIPTDIPPHQREMTQLFFESFFLGMANLSEDSSEFVQTKVITEN, encoded by the coding sequence ATGATACAGGCGGTCTTTGAGAAAGCCGAAGATGGCGAGCTGAGGAGTGCGGAAATTACTGGACACGCCGAAAGTGGCGAATACGGCTTTGATGTCGTGTGTGCATCGGTTTCTACGCTTGCCATAAATTTTATCAATTCAATTGAAAAATTTGCAGGCTACGAACCAATCTTAGAATTAAACGAAGAAGAAGGCGGATTTTTACGAGTAGAAATACCAACGGATATTCCGCCGCACCAGAGAGAAATGACTCAACTTTTCTTTGAATCATTCTTCTTGGGGATGGCAAACTTATCGGAGGACTCATCTGAGTTCGTCCAAACCAAAGTTATCACAGAAAACTAA
- the rplU gene encoding 50S ribosomal protein L21 gives MSTYAIVKTGGKQVKVEVGQAIYVEKLDVEAGQEVTFNEVVLVGGDKTVVGTPLVAGATVVGTVEKQGKQKKVVTYKYKPKKGSHRKQGHRQPYTKVVINAINA, from the coding sequence ATGAGCACATACGCAATCGTTAAAACTGGCGGAAAACAAGTTAAAGTTGAAGTTGGTCAAGCTATCTACGTTGAAAAATTGGATGTTGAAGCTGGTCAAGAAGTGACTTTTAACGAAGTTGTTCTTGTTGGTGGTGATAAAACTGTTGTCGGAACTCCACTTGTTGCTGGAGCTACTGTAGTTGGAACTGTTGAAAAACAAGGAAAACAAAAGAAAGTTGTTACTTACAAGTACAAACCTAAAAAAGGTAGCCACCGCAAACAAGGTCACCGTCAACCTTACACTAAAGTTGTCATTAACGCAATCAACGCTTAA